A part of Oncorhynchus clarkii lewisi isolate Uvic-CL-2024 chromosome 17, UVic_Ocla_1.0, whole genome shotgun sequence genomic DNA contains:
- the LOC139370741 gene encoding carbohydrate sulfotransferase 11-like: MRKPKVNRMVLAMCLWCFIMVIFYFHSNPKPASAQGSGRSSGQGMSGRSPLQMLYDSDQLEQSAVQVTHQGRRELLEDACRSYTRKRRVLIPEDLKHIIVDDLHGLLYCYVPKVACTNWKRVLMVLTGAAGPHRDPLAIPANEAHVPGNLRTLSEYSTSQINQRLRSYLKFVFVREPFERLVSAYRNKFTRSYNTAFHKRYGTKIIRQHRPDPQAEALERGDDVSFEEFVYYLVDPATQREEPFNEHWERVHTLCHPCLIHYDVVGKYETLEQDSRYVLQLAGVKGQVTFPTSAKSTRTTGDMAAQFFHSISPFYQNKLYNLYHMDFLLFNYSTPEYLKFR; this comes from the exons ccTCAGCACAGGGCAGTGGGAGGAGCAGCGGCCAGGGAATGTCAGGGAGAAGTCCACTCCAGATGCTCTATGACAGTGACCAG ctggAGCAGTCGGCAGTGCAGGTGACCCACCAGGGTCGGCGGGAGCTGCTGGAAGACGCCTGCCGCTCGTACACGCGCAAGCGCCGCGTCCTCATCCCTGAGGACCTCAAGCACATCATTGTGGACGACCTGCATGGCCTGCTCTACTGCTACGTGCCCAAGGTGGCCTGCACCAACTGGAAACGAGTTCTCATGGTCCTGACAGGCGCCGCTGGCCCCCACCGCGACCCCCTCGCCATTCCCGCCAATGAGGCCCATGTGCCGGGCAACTTACGCACCCTCTCTGAGTACTCCACCTCCCAGATCAACCAGCGACTGCGCTCCTACCTGAAGTTTGTGTTTGTGCGCGAGCCTTTTGAGCGGCTCGTCTCGGCCTACCGCAACAAGTTCACACGGAGCTACAACACAGCTTTCCACAAGCGCTATGGCACCAAGATCATCCGCCAGCATCGGCCTGACCCGCAGGCCGAGGCGCTGGAGCGGGGTGACGACGTCTCCTTTGAGGAATTTGTGTACTACCTGGTGGACCCAGCCACGCAGCGTGAGGAGCCCTTCAACGAGCACTGGGAGCGGGTGCACACGCTGTGCCACCCCTGCCTCATCCACTATGATGTGGTGGGAAAGTACGAGACGCTGGAGCAGGACTCCCGCTACGTGCTGCAGCTGGCCGGGGTGAAGGGCCAGGTGACCTTCCCCACCTCAGCCAAGAGCACCAGGACTACGGGAGACATGGCTGCCCAGTTCTTCCACAGCATCAGCCCCTTCTACCAGAATAAGCTGTACAACCTATACCACATGGACTTCCTGCTGTTCAACTACTCCACGCCGGAGTACCTGAAGTTTCGATGA